A window of the Hordeum vulgare subsp. vulgare chromosome 5H, MorexV3_pseudomolecules_assembly, whole genome shotgun sequence genome harbors these coding sequences:
- the LOC123399081 gene encoding uncharacterized protein LOC123399081 isoform X2 — MTLLSDDPAGGRAAFGIDVPSGDGHFSSGQNQIVSSDGLPPAPSLPVLSAFSNSIQMCVVCNYHMDTFWDWLPMCKFCYQTACSYRDRYRARITGNASALQGQARAQLQALARAQQAQARDQVWAQARAQQAQLQAQLASGQPSSSGSASSQPAAANARLCGHLHGSDQVCPRCNRGG, encoded by the exons CCGGCGGGCGTGCGGCCTTCGGCATCGACGTGCCGAGCGGCGATGGTCACTTCTCCAGCGGCCAGAACCAGATCGTCAGTTCCGACGGG CTGCCGCCGGCACCGTCGCTGCCTGTATTAAGCGCGTTTTCGAACAGCATTCAGATGTGTGTTGTTTGCAATTATCACATGGATACGTTTTGGGACTGGTTGCCCATGTGCAAGTTTTGCTACCAAACGGCTTGCTCCTACAGGGATCGGTACAGGGCTCGCATCACCGGCAACGCCAGTGCGCTTCAGGGTCAGGCTCGGGCTCAGCTTCAGGCTCTGGCTCGGGCTCAGCAGGCTCAGGCTCGGGATCAGGTTTGGGCTCAGGCTCGGGCTCAGCAGGCTCAGCTTCAGGCTCAGCTTGCTTCGGGCCAGCCTTCTTCTTCAGGCTCAGCTTCTTCACAGCCTGCCGCTGCCAATGCCAGGCTTTGCGGCCACTTGCACGGCAGCGACCAGGTGTGCCCGCGTTGCAACCGCGGCGGTTAG
- the LOC123399081 gene encoding uncharacterized protein LOC123399081 isoform X1 has translation MTLLSDDPAGGRAAFGIDVPSGDGHFSSGQNQIVSSDGVMSVSVSVSISICDALGRRELTDIFLVGSFFAAAAGTVAACIKRVFEQHSDVCCLQLSHGYVLGLVAHVQVLLPNGLLLQGSVQGSHHRQRQCASGSGSGSASGSGSGSAGSGSGSGLGSGSGSAGSASGSACFGPAFFFRLSFFTACRCQCQALRPLARQRPGVPALQPRRLVHSPQGFGSSYPGQ, from the coding sequence CCGGCGGGCGTGCGGCCTTCGGCATCGACGTGCCGAGCGGCGATGGTCACTTCTCCAGCGGCCAGAACCAGATCGTCAGTTCCGACGGGGTAATGtcagtttcagtttcagtttcaaTTTCAATTTGCGATGCATTGGGCCGCCGTGAACTCACTGATATCTTTCTTGTCGGCTCTTTCTTTGCAGCTGCCGCCGGCACCGTCGCTGCCTGTATTAAGCGCGTTTTCGAACAGCATTCAGATGTGTGTTGTTTGCAATTATCACATGGATACGTTTTGGGACTGGTTGCCCATGTGCAAGTTTTGCTACCAAACGGCTTGCTCCTACAGGGATCGGTACAGGGCTCGCATCACCGGCAACGCCAGTGCGCTTCAGGGTCAGGCTCGGGCTCAGCTTCAGGCTCTGGCTCGGGCTCAGCAGGCTCAGGCTCGGGATCAGGTTTGGGCTCAGGCTCGGGCTCAGCAGGCTCAGCTTCAGGCTCAGCTTGCTTCGGGCCAGCCTTCTTCTTCAGGCTCAGCTTCTTCACAGCCTGCCGCTGCCAATGCCAGGCTTTGCGGCCACTTGCACGGCAGCGACCAGGTGTGCCCGCGTTGCAACCGCGGCGGTTAGTTCATAGCCCTCAGGGTTTTGGTAGTTCGTATCCAGGCCAATGA
- the LOC123452388 gene encoding BTB/POZ and MATH domain-containing protein 1-like: MKTCKTVSMCTPLEEAQGTHVFEILDYSKYRGMGHDDDSYIRSGVFAVGDHNWAIRFFPDGYKGEGQDYISVYLELLCITDLRASCDMRLVDQRTGISHSMHKTGPRMFRSSDTTRFAPLTPIFIRRSEIEGSVYLTDDRLMIECVVTVFERPHVTETKSYPRIDMPPADMTDHVAKLLEERKGFDVSFIVGGETIEAHSFVLAMRSPVFKAELYGSMWEARPGQCITVKDMRPSVFKALLHFIYTDSLPGDEDTEMVRLLLVAADRYAMDRLKLVCQSILCEDLNKDTVATTLALADQYNCHQLKDACLQFMELSGFKDLKATCPSFIEDALEK; the protein is encoded by the coding sequence ATGAAGACATGCAAGACAGTGTCTATGTGCACCCCACTGGAGGAGGCTCAAGGCACACATGTGTTCGAAATCTTGGATTACAGCAAGTACAGGGGCATGGGCCACGATGACGACAGCTACATACGGTCAGGGGTTTTCGCGGTCGGCGACCACAACTGGGCCATACGCTTCTTCCCTGATGGGTACAAAGGAGAAGGCCAAGATTACATCTCAGTTTATCTCGAGCTTTTGTGCATCACTGACCTCCGGGCGTCCTGCGACATGAGGCTAGTGGACCAGCGCACTGGAATCTCCCATTCAATGCATAAGACAGGACCTAGGATGTTCAGGTCCAGTGACACTACTAGGTTTGCTCCACTGACTCCTATTTTCATAAGGCGAAGTGAGATCGAGGGATCCGTGTACCTTACGGATGATCGCTTGATGATCGAATGCGTCGTCACAGTTTTCGAGAGGCCACATGTTACCGAAACCAAATCGTACCCCAGAATCGACATGCCACCGGCTGACATGACCGACCATGTTGCCAAGCTGCTCGAAGAAAGGAAGGGATTTGATGTCAGTTTCATTGTTGGAGGAGAGACCATTGAAGCGCATAGTTTTGTTCTCGCTATGCGATCGCCTGTTTTCAAAGCAGAGCTCTATGGGTCAATGTGGGAGGCGAGGCCGGGGCAGTGCATAACCGTCAAGGACATGCGACCCTCTGTTTTCAAGGCCCTGCTCCATTTCATCTATACCGACTCTTTGCCTGGCGATGAGGATACTGAGATGGTTCGACTTTTACTAGTGGCTGCGGACAGATATGCAATGGATAGGCTCAAACTGGTTTGCCAAAGCATCCTTTGTGAGGATCTGAACAAGGACACCGTGGCAACCACATTGGCTTTAGCTGACCAATATAACTGCCACCAACTTAAGGATGCTTGCCTTCAATTTATGGAATTATCAGGATTCAAGGATCTCAAGGCGACTTGTCCATCTTTCATAGAGGACGCATTGGAGAAGTGA